A genomic region of Microbacterium schleiferi contains the following coding sequences:
- a CDS encoding DUF349 domain-containing protein, which produces MRHRRGGASAADLRATASTLSGKIAGASAVGDLAALSARVEALTASLTEASAAEAAQAREAVDAAIAERTRLVEQAEAIATRDPKTVQWKTASAEISSLFDQWQSHQQNGPHLPKSVSQSLWKRFRDARATVDKHRREFYAELDEAHKAVRERKNRLVERAEALAPRGEDGIGAYRDLLNEWKSAGRAGKKVDDALWARFKAAGDALYSARAGREAAEVEASKEKIDAKRELLEQARPILDMQDLPAARSALTAIQRSWDEIGRVFPREQERALDDELRKIEVSVRSREDAEWTRNNPETTARANDMTRQLYDAIEKLEAELAEATARKDQRAIKQATDALEARRAWLRAVEG; this is translated from the coding sequence GTGCGCCACCGCCGCGGTGGCGCCAGCGCCGCAGATCTTCGCGCAACGGCCTCGACGCTCAGCGGCAAGATCGCCGGAGCATCCGCTGTGGGCGACCTCGCCGCTCTCAGCGCTCGTGTGGAGGCTCTCACCGCCTCGCTGACCGAAGCGAGCGCTGCCGAGGCAGCCCAGGCCCGCGAAGCCGTGGATGCCGCGATCGCTGAACGCACACGCCTGGTCGAACAGGCCGAAGCCATCGCGACGCGCGATCCCAAGACCGTGCAGTGGAAGACGGCATCGGCGGAGATAAGCTCGCTGTTCGATCAGTGGCAGTCTCACCAGCAGAACGGTCCGCACCTTCCCAAGTCCGTTTCGCAGTCGCTGTGGAAGAGGTTCCGTGACGCCCGCGCGACTGTCGACAAGCACCGTCGCGAGTTCTATGCCGAACTCGACGAGGCGCACAAGGCCGTGCGTGAGCGCAAGAACCGGCTGGTGGAGCGGGCAGAAGCGCTCGCGCCGCGTGGCGAAGACGGGATCGGTGCTTACCGTGACCTGCTGAACGAGTGGAAGTCGGCGGGCCGTGCCGGCAAGAAGGTGGATGACGCCCTCTGGGCGCGCTTCAAGGCCGCTGGTGACGCCTTGTACTCGGCACGCGCGGGTCGCGAGGCTGCAGAGGTCGAGGCGTCGAAGGAGAAGATCGACGCCAAGCGGGAACTTCTCGAGCAGGCGCGACCGATTCTGGACATGCAGGATCTGCCCGCTGCGCGCAGCGCTCTCACGGCGATTCAGCGGTCGTGGGATGAGATCGGCCGGGTCTTCCCACGCGAGCAGGAGCGCGCGCTGGATGATGAGCTGCGCAAGATCGAGGTGTCGGTACGCTCGCGCGAGGATGCCGAGTGGACGCGCAACAACCCCGAGACCACGGCGCGCGCCAACGACATGACCCGTCAGCTCTATGACGCGATTGAGAAGTTGGAGGCCGAGCTCGCCGAGGCGACGGCTCGCAAGGACCAGCGCGCGATCAAGCAGGCGACGGACGCCCTCGAGGCCCGGCGCGCGTGGCTCCGCGCCGTCGAAGGCTGA
- the secF gene encoding protein translocase subunit SecF gives MRSPNQIGNDLYSGKTSFPFVGKRRLWFIIAAVLVIGAALVPFIRPVQFSIEFTGGSQFTVSGVQSPDQLIATEAVQSVVPGATTKVATVGADTVRVQTDQMTDADTRAVAAALAEAYSVDTSEVTTSFIGPSWGQDVTRQSLWGLAIFLALTFIILALYFRTWKMSAAAIIGLVDVLVITVGIYALFGFEISPAAVIGFLTILAYSLYDTTVVFDKIRENTSEDGEISGRTFGESVNLAVNQTLVRSINTTVVAILPVGAILFIGAFWLGAETLSDISLSIFVGIIVAAYSTLFVAAPLFSLFREGEEPIRQRDQRVLAAREQAVASA, from the coding sequence ATGCGCTCCCCGAATCAGATCGGAAACGACCTCTACAGCGGGAAGACCTCGTTCCCCTTCGTCGGCAAGCGGCGACTGTGGTTCATCATTGCCGCGGTGCTCGTCATCGGAGCAGCCCTCGTGCCCTTCATCCGGCCGGTGCAGTTCTCCATCGAGTTCACCGGCGGATCGCAGTTCACAGTCTCGGGCGTGCAAAGCCCCGACCAGTTGATCGCGACGGAGGCCGTGCAGTCGGTCGTTCCCGGAGCGACCACGAAGGTGGCCACGGTCGGCGCCGACACCGTCCGGGTGCAGACCGATCAGATGACCGATGCTGACACCCGAGCAGTCGCTGCCGCTCTCGCAGAGGCCTACTCCGTCGACACAAGCGAGGTCACCACCTCGTTCATTGGTCCCAGCTGGGGCCAGGATGTCACCCGTCAATCGCTGTGGGGCCTCGCGATCTTCCTCGCGCTGACCTTCATCATCCTCGCGTTGTACTTCCGCACCTGGAAGATGTCCGCGGCAGCGATCATCGGTCTTGTCGATGTGCTGGTCATCACGGTCGGGATCTACGCGCTGTTCGGATTCGAGATCTCCCCGGCGGCGGTCATCGGATTCCTGACGATTCTCGCCTACTCGTTGTACGACACGACAGTCGTCTTCGACAAGATCCGCGAGAACACATCGGAGGACGGCGAGATATCCGGGCGGACGTTCGGGGAGTCCGTCAACCTGGCGGTCAACCAGACGCTCGTGCGCTCGATCAACACCACGGTCGTGGCGATCCTGCCGGTGGGCGCGATCCTGTTCATCGGCGCGTTCTGGCTCGGCGCCGAGACGCTGAGCGATATCTCGCTGTCGATCTTTGTGGGAATCATCGTCGCTGCCTATTCGACGCTGTTCGTCGCAGCGCCGCTGTTCTCGCTGTTCCGTGAGGGCGAGGAGCCCATTCGTCAGCGCGATCAGCGCGTGCTCGCCGCCCGCGAACAGGCGGTCGCTTCGGCGTGA
- the secD gene encoding protein translocase subunit SecD, with amino-acid sequence MAVSTPVRRAWRALTGLLTITAVLFGINALGVYVFNASSWAPELALDLQGGTQIILEAQTADGADPSTEQLDQAVTIIRQRVDASGVGEADVTTEGGKNIVVQIPGEADEQTRQRIEASAQLQLRAVLYTGSPATSFVGEDGESTPYPTPDPSLESTPAVEPTSGSDPNWITPALQAEFLAYDCANPDNDPANAPIDEPLITCDATGTVKYILGPVELDGSSIVDATNGLEQSTGRWVVNLQFNDAGTETFGQISQRLFGATPPLDQFAFVLDGYVLTAPSMNAQILDGRPSISGNFTQDSSKILADQLKYGALPLSFVVVSSDTISATLGSQQLQIGLIAGLIGLALVAVYSLIVYRALGFVIIASLVVMAVLTYVMLLILGWRMGFRLSLAGVAGLIVSIGFTADSFIVYFERIRDELRDGKSITGAVEDGWARAKRTIYISKSINILAAVVLYILADATVKGFAFTLGLTTAIDVLIFILFTHPVMQLLARTRFFSSGNPLSGLDPDALGAVYRGRAQFRTPVAAPKTAAEKRASRSRGEAARRQTIAERKLAESRTGSTQPAEGEDTP; translated from the coding sequence GTGGCTGTATCCACTCCCGTTCGCCGTGCCTGGCGGGCCCTCACCGGTCTGCTGACGATCACGGCGGTCCTGTTCGGCATCAACGCCCTGGGCGTCTACGTCTTCAATGCAAGCTCCTGGGCGCCGGAACTCGCTCTGGATCTGCAGGGTGGTACGCAGATCATCCTGGAAGCACAGACAGCCGACGGGGCCGATCCGTCCACCGAGCAGCTGGATCAGGCCGTCACGATCATCCGTCAGCGCGTTGACGCATCAGGCGTCGGCGAAGCTGACGTGACGACGGAGGGCGGCAAGAACATCGTCGTCCAGATTCCTGGTGAAGCCGACGAGCAGACCCGCCAGCGCATCGAAGCATCTGCACAGTTGCAGCTTCGTGCCGTTCTCTACACGGGATCACCGGCAACGAGCTTCGTCGGCGAGGATGGCGAATCCACGCCCTATCCGACGCCGGATCCGTCGCTCGAGTCCACCCCCGCTGTCGAACCGACCAGCGGCAGCGATCCCAACTGGATCACCCCCGCGCTGCAGGCGGAGTTCCTGGCCTACGACTGCGCCAACCCCGACAACGATCCGGCGAACGCACCCATCGATGAGCCCCTCATCACGTGTGATGCCACCGGGACGGTGAAGTACATCCTGGGTCCTGTCGAACTCGACGGCTCGTCGATTGTGGATGCGACCAACGGCCTCGAGCAGTCCACGGGCCGCTGGGTCGTGAACCTGCAGTTCAACGATGCCGGTACCGAGACCTTCGGCCAGATCAGCCAGCGTCTGTTCGGTGCCACCCCGCCGCTCGATCAGTTCGCCTTCGTCCTCGACGGCTATGTGCTCACCGCTCCCTCGATGAACGCCCAGATTCTCGATGGGCGCCCCAGCATCAGCGGGAACTTCACCCAGGACTCGTCGAAGATCCTCGCCGACCAGCTCAAGTACGGTGCACTCCCGCTGAGCTTCGTGGTCGTCAGCTCTGACACGATCTCGGCGACCCTCGGATCGCAGCAGCTGCAGATTGGTCTCATCGCGGGACTCATCGGTCTGGCACTGGTCGCGGTCTATTCGCTCATCGTCTACCGGGCGTTGGGCTTCGTGATCATCGCCTCGCTGGTCGTCATGGCGGTACTGACCTACGTCATGCTGCTCATCCTGGGCTGGCGCATGGGCTTCCGACTGTCGCTTGCCGGCGTCGCCGGTCTGATCGTCTCGATCGGGTTCACCGCTGACTCGTTCATCGTGTACTTCGAACGCATCCGCGATGAATTGCGCGACGGAAAGTCGATCACCGGTGCCGTCGAAGACGGCTGGGCGCGGGCAAAGCGCACGATCTACATCTCGAAGTCGATCAACATCCTTGCCGCCGTCGTGCTCTATATCCTCGCGGACGCGACGGTGAAGGGCTTCGCCTTCACCCTGGGGCTGACGACCGCGATCGACGTGCTGATCTTCATCCTGTTCACCCACCCGGTGATGCAGTTGCTGGCCAGAACTCGGTTCTTCTCCTCCGGAAACCCGCTCTCGGGACTCGACCCCGACGCCCTGGGCGCGGTGTATCGAGGCCGCGCGCAGTTCCGCACCCCGGTGGCCGCACCCAAGACCGCCGCCGAGAAACGCGCTTCGCGGTCGCGGGGCGAGGCCGCGCGCCGCCAGACGATCGCTGAGCGTAAGCTCGCCGAATCCCGCACCGGGTCTACCCAGCCCGCCGAGGGAGAGGACACCCCCTGA
- a CDS encoding preprotein translocase subunit YajC, whose translation MNFQDFFLNYGLLILLGALLVFMFWNSSRRMKKQREEQAQKASQTVPGAQVLLQGGLYGTIVEFDPDNLDQPALVEIAPGVDIKVHSQAILRIITPADEVDDETDDGFDDIVDNYHDTHDDASDAVTTDAEPSADSDADGRDGDAKPSA comes from the coding sequence ATGAATTTCCAGGATTTCTTCCTCAACTACGGCCTGCTCATCCTGCTGGGCGCCCTCCTGGTGTTCATGTTCTGGAACTCCAGCCGCCGCATGAAGAAGCAGCGGGAGGAGCAGGCGCAGAAAGCCAGCCAGACCGTTCCGGGAGCCCAGGTGCTTCTGCAAGGCGGTCTCTACGGGACGATCGTCGAGTTCGACCCCGACAACCTCGACCAGCCCGCGCTCGTTGAGATCGCCCCGGGCGTGGACATCAAGGTCCACAGCCAGGCAATCCTGCGCATCATCACCCCCGCTGACGAGGTCGACGACGAGACCGACGACGGATTCGACGACATCGTGGACAACTACCACGACACCCACGACGACGCGTCTGACGCCGTGACGACGGATGCCGAGCCTTCCGCCGACAGCGACGCCGACGGTCGTGACGGCGACGCCAAGCCGAGCGCCTGA
- the ruvB gene encoding Holliday junction branch migration DNA helicase RuvB → MDDLTDPTPSRDESELAIEGALRPGSLADFVGQMKVRGQLQLLLDAARLQQRPADHILLAGPPGLGKTTLAMIVAHESDRPLRMSSGPAIQHAGDLAALLSSLTPGEVLFIDEIHRMARSAEEMLYLAMEDFRIDIMVGKGAGATSIPLDLAPFTLVGATTRAGLLPNPLRDRFGFTAHLEYYEPEELERVLERSARMLEVPLPAGSRAEIARRSRGTPRIANRLLRRVRDYVVVHGGSATEESVDAALDLYDVDVIGLDRLDRAVLDALVRRFHGGPVGLNTLAVTVGEEADTIESVIEPYLVRIGFMGRTPRGRVATPDAYAHLGVRHADQSLRFDDL, encoded by the coding sequence GTGGATGACCTGACCGATCCGACACCATCCCGGGACGAATCCGAACTCGCGATCGAGGGTGCGCTGCGGCCCGGATCGCTTGCCGACTTCGTCGGGCAGATGAAAGTCCGGGGGCAGCTCCAGCTGCTCCTCGATGCTGCCCGTCTTCAGCAGCGCCCCGCCGACCATATCTTGCTCGCTGGCCCGCCCGGTCTCGGAAAGACCACCCTCGCGATGATCGTCGCCCATGAGAGTGATCGGCCGCTGCGGATGTCGAGCGGACCCGCGATCCAGCACGCGGGTGACCTCGCGGCGCTGCTGTCGAGCCTCACTCCGGGCGAAGTGCTCTTCATCGACGAGATCCACCGCATGGCCAGGTCGGCCGAAGAGATGCTCTACCTCGCGATGGAGGATTTTCGGATCGACATCATGGTCGGAAAGGGAGCCGGTGCCACGAGCATCCCGCTCGATCTGGCACCGTTCACGCTCGTGGGCGCGACGACCCGCGCCGGACTCCTCCCGAATCCGCTGCGTGACCGCTTCGGCTTCACCGCCCACCTGGAGTACTACGAACCCGAAGAGCTTGAGCGGGTGCTGGAGCGGTCGGCACGGATGCTCGAGGTTCCCCTTCCCGCCGGATCCCGCGCCGAGATCGCCCGGCGATCGCGAGGGACACCGCGCATCGCGAACCGCCTGCTGCGGCGTGTCAGGGACTATGTCGTCGTGCACGGCGGAAGTGCGACCGAAGAATCCGTCGATGCCGCGCTCGACCTCTACGACGTCGACGTGATCGGTCTCGACCGGCTGGATCGCGCTGTCCTCGACGCTCTCGTACGCCGGTTCCATGGCGGTCCCGTGGGCCTGAATACCCTCGCTGTCACTGTGGGGGAGGAAGCAGACACGATCGAGTCCGTCATCGAGCCGTACCTCGTGCGGATCGGATTCATGGGCCGCACTCCTCGCGGCCGCGTCGCCACTCCGGATGCCTACGCGCACCTTGGTGTGCGTCACGCCGATCAGTCGCTGAGATTCGATGACCTATAA
- the ruvA gene encoding Holliday junction branch migration protein RuvA: MISSVRGVVGYADQDSVVVEVGGVGLTVAVTPHIARTARVGEPLFLHTSLIVREDALSLVGFETRDELTTFLLLVGVTGVGPKSALGVLSAMSVDQIATAVADDDDAPFRRVSGIGPKTAKLIVVHLTGKVIAPAVSSRGASARDDRTDAVTAALTGLGWAERHAAEVAATVVEDAAAEASVQDLLRRALAELGPARKETARG, from the coding sequence ATGATCTCGTCAGTGCGGGGCGTTGTCGGCTACGCCGACCAGGATTCGGTCGTCGTCGAGGTCGGTGGCGTGGGACTCACTGTCGCCGTGACGCCCCACATCGCGCGTACTGCTCGCGTCGGCGAGCCGTTGTTTCTGCACACGTCGCTGATCGTTCGGGAAGACGCCCTGAGCCTGGTCGGATTCGAGACGCGCGACGAATTGACGACCTTCCTGCTCCTTGTCGGAGTCACCGGTGTCGGACCGAAGTCCGCGTTGGGGGTCCTCAGCGCCATGTCGGTCGACCAGATCGCCACCGCCGTCGCTGACGATGACGACGCGCCCTTCCGGCGCGTGTCGGGCATCGGACCGAAGACGGCGAAGCTCATCGTCGTGCACTTGACCGGAAAGGTCATCGCCCCCGCTGTCTCGTCGCGCGGGGCATCGGCGAGAGACGACCGAACGGATGCTGTCACGGCAGCGCTGACCGGGCTCGGCTGGGCCGAGCGTCACGCCGCCGAGGTCGCAGCCACCGTGGTCGAGGACGCCGCGGCCGAGGCATCCGTCCAGGATCTGTTGCGCCGCGCACTGGCCGAGCTCGGCCCCGCGCGGAAGGAGACTGCTCGTGGATGA
- the ruvC gene encoding crossover junction endodeoxyribonuclease RuvC — MATVRVLGIDPGLTRCGVGVVDVATDRSAVLVHVGVIRTDADLAIERRLAGIAAGIREVLDRHRPDVVAVERVFAQHNRNTVMGTAQASGIALMLAGERGLPAATHTPTEVKAAVTGYGSADKRQVQTMVARILRLDSLPQPADAADALALALCHAWRGAGHGATAPGAGALTKAQQAWRAAERRAGV; from the coding sequence GTGGCGACTGTTCGCGTACTCGGAATCGATCCCGGCCTCACCCGGTGCGGCGTGGGTGTGGTCGATGTCGCCACCGACAGGTCAGCCGTGCTCGTGCACGTCGGAGTCATCCGTACCGATGCCGACCTCGCGATTGAGCGGCGCCTCGCGGGCATCGCGGCGGGCATCCGGGAGGTGCTCGACCGTCATCGCCCGGATGTCGTCGCCGTTGAGCGTGTGTTCGCCCAGCACAATCGCAACACCGTGATGGGTACTGCACAGGCCAGTGGCATCGCGCTGATGCTCGCGGGCGAGCGTGGACTCCCGGCCGCAACCCACACGCCGACCGAGGTCAAGGCAGCCGTGACCGGGTACGGCAGTGCCGACAAGCGTCAGGTGCAGACGATGGTGGCACGCATCCTGCGGCTGGATAGCCTGCCGCAGCCCGCCGACGCTGCCGACGCCCTGGCGCTCGCGCTGTGCCACGCGTGGCGCGGAGCCGGTCATGGCGCAACAGCACCGGGCGCGGGCGCCTTGACGAAGGCCCAGCAGGCCTGGCGCGCTGCCGAGCGTCGCGCCGGCGTCTGA
- a CDS encoding YebC/PmpR family DNA-binding transcriptional regulator — MSGHSKWATTKHKKAVIDARRAKSFAKLIKNIEVAAKLGGADLSGNPTLYDAVQKAKKTSVPNDNIDRAIKRGAGISGDAVEYLTILYEGYGPNGVALMIECLTDNKNRAAAEVRTALSRNGGTLADPGSVAYNFHRKGVIVVSGEGTTEDDVMMAALEAGAEEIEPHAQGFEVITEASDLVAVRSALQEAGLDYESADVEFVPSLKVEVDADTARKVFRIIDALEDSDDVQNVYSNFDLSPEVQAELENDE; from the coding sequence ATGTCCGGCCACTCCAAGTGGGCGACGACCAAGCACAAGAAGGCCGTCATCGACGCGCGTCGTGCCAAGTCGTTCGCCAAACTCATCAAGAACATCGAAGTCGCAGCCAAGCTCGGCGGTGCCGATCTTTCGGGTAACCCCACGCTGTACGACGCCGTACAGAAGGCGAAGAAGACGTCGGTTCCCAACGACAACATCGATCGCGCGATCAAGCGCGGCGCGGGAATCTCCGGCGACGCGGTCGAGTATCTGACGATCCTCTACGAAGGCTACGGACCCAACGGCGTCGCGCTCATGATCGAGTGTCTGACCGACAACAAGAACCGCGCTGCCGCGGAGGTACGAACCGCGCTCTCGCGCAACGGAGGAACGCTGGCCGACCCCGGGTCGGTCGCCTACAACTTCCACCGCAAGGGCGTGATCGTCGTCTCCGGCGAGGGCACCACGGAAGACGACGTCATGATGGCCGCTCTCGAGGCCGGCGCCGAGGAGATCGAGCCGCACGCACAGGGCTTCGAAGTCATCACCGAGGCATCCGATCTCGTGGCCGTCCGTTCGGCGCTTCAAGAGGCTGGCCTGGACTACGAGTCGGCGGATGTCGAGTTCGTCCCGTCGCTGAAGGTCGAGGTCGATGCCGATACGGCACGTAAGGTCTTCCGCATTATCGATGCCCTCGAAGACAGCGACGACGTGCAGAACGTCTACAGCAACTTCGATCTCTCGCCCGAGGTTCAGGCCGAGCTCGAGAACGACGAGTAG
- the pdxT gene encoding pyridoxal 5'-phosphate synthase glutaminase subunit PdxT — protein sequence MVSTVRPHVGVLALQGDVREHVAVLRALDAEVSLVRRPEELAAIDGLVLPGGESSVIDKLSRSFGMRDPIIAAREAGMPMYGTCAGLILLADQILDGIAGQRTFGGLDVVVRRNAFGSQVDSFETDLEVPKLGAPQVHAVFIRAPLVEEVGERAEVVASLDDGRVVAVRQGALLGTSFHPEVTGETRFHELFLRAVRAAA from the coding sequence CTGGTGAGCACCGTCCGGCCACACGTCGGGGTCCTCGCGCTGCAGGGCGACGTTCGCGAGCACGTCGCCGTACTGCGTGCCTTGGATGCCGAAGTATCGCTCGTGCGTCGCCCCGAAGAACTCGCCGCGATCGACGGGCTCGTCCTTCCCGGCGGCGAGTCCAGCGTGATCGACAAGCTGTCGCGATCCTTCGGGATGCGGGACCCGATCATCGCGGCTCGTGAAGCCGGGATGCCGATGTACGGAACGTGTGCGGGTCTGATTCTGCTCGCCGACCAGATCCTGGACGGAATCGCGGGTCAGCGCACGTTCGGCGGACTGGATGTCGTCGTCCGCCGCAACGCGTTTGGCAGCCAGGTCGACTCCTTCGAGACGGACCTCGAGGTACCGAAGCTCGGCGCGCCGCAGGTGCATGCGGTCTTCATCCGGGCACCGCTGGTCGAGGAGGTGGGGGAGCGCGCCGAGGTGGTGGCATCCCTCGACGATGGCCGTGTCGTCGCCGTTCGCCAGGGTGCGCTCCTGGGAACCTCGTTCCACCCCGAGGTGACCGGTGAGACCCGGTTCCACGAGCTGTTCCTGCGAGCCGTGCGCGCGGCAGCCTGA
- the pdxY gene encoding pyridoxal kinase PdxY, whose protein sequence is MKVLSIQSAVAYGHVGNSAAVFPLQRIGVEVLPVYTVNFSNHTGYGAWRGPLIAPADVADVILGIEERGVFPSIDVVLSGYQGSEGIGDVILDAVARVKAANPSAVYACDPVMGNAASGCFVAPAIPVLLRERVVPQADIITPNQFELGFLTGTEPTDLESTLASADRARAMGPSTVLVTSVERPDAPEGTIEMLAVTADGAWIVQTPRIPMKANGSGDVTAALFTAHLRESGQAATALARTASSVFDLLQNTFDSGQRELQLVESQEAYAHPRMQFSVEQVR, encoded by the coding sequence GTGAAGGTTCTCTCGATCCAGTCAGCGGTGGCCTATGGCCACGTCGGCAACTCTGCAGCGGTCTTCCCGCTCCAGCGCATCGGCGTGGAAGTCCTCCCCGTGTACACGGTGAACTTCTCCAACCACACGGGGTACGGCGCGTGGCGCGGGCCGCTCATTGCGCCCGCCGATGTCGCCGACGTCATCCTCGGCATCGAGGAGCGCGGTGTCTTTCCGAGCATCGACGTCGTGCTCTCGGGCTACCAGGGAAGCGAGGGCATCGGCGACGTCATCCTTGACGCCGTCGCGCGGGTAAAGGCCGCGAATCCGTCCGCCGTGTACGCGTGCGATCCCGTCATGGGAAACGCGGCCTCCGGGTGCTTTGTCGCACCGGCCATTCCGGTACTGCTGCGCGAGCGGGTCGTCCCGCAGGCAGACATCATCACGCCCAACCAGTTCGAACTTGGGTTCTTGACAGGCACCGAGCCGACGGACCTCGAGTCCACGCTCGCGTCGGCCGACCGAGCCCGCGCCATGGGGCCGAGCACCGTGCTCGTCACCAGCGTGGAGCGCCCTGACGCGCCGGAGGGAACGATCGAGATGCTTGCCGTCACCGCCGACGGGGCCTGGATCGTGCAGACACCGCGGATCCCGATGAAGGCCAACGGGTCCGGTGACGTCACCGCTGCCCTGTTCACCGCACATCTGCGGGAGTCTGGTCAGGCTGCCACCGCCCTCGCTCGCACGGCATCCAGCGTGTTCGATCTGCTGCAGAACACGTTCGACTCGGGGCAGCGCGAACTTCAGCTGGTGGAGTCGCAGGAGGCATATGCCCACCCGCGCATGCAGTTCAGCGTCGAGCAGGTTCGCTAG
- a CDS encoding HIT family protein, translated as MTDAAESEAGAVPSSDFAGVPDAFQRLWTPHRMAYIQAGADAMRADCPFCAAPDKTDADGLIVHRGQSCYVLLNLFPYNSGHMLVCPYRHVATYDLATAEETQEMAELTQTAMRVLRSVSRCDGFNIGMNQGAVAGAGVDEHLHQHVVPRWASDANFFPIIARTKALPQLLGDVREAIAEAWPA; from the coding sequence ATGACAGATGCCGCGGAATCCGAGGCCGGCGCCGTCCCGTCGTCTGATTTCGCGGGGGTTCCCGACGCCTTTCAGCGGCTGTGGACACCCCACCGGATGGCCTACATCCAGGCGGGTGCCGACGCGATGCGCGCCGATTGCCCGTTCTGTGCGGCGCCCGACAAGACCGACGCCGACGGTCTCATCGTTCATCGCGGCCAGAGCTGTTACGTCCTCCTGAATCTGTTCCCCTACAACTCGGGCCACATGCTCGTGTGCCCGTACCGTCACGTGGCGACCTACGACCTCGCGACGGCGGAGGAGACGCAGGAGATGGCGGAGCTCACGCAGACCGCGATGCGCGTCCTCCGGAGTGTGTCGCGGTGCGACGGGTTCAATATCGGGATGAACCAAGGCGCCGTCGCGGGTGCGGGTGTCGACGAGCACCTTCACCAGCACGTCGTCCCGCGGTGGGCATCCGATGCCAACTTCTTCCCGATCATCGCCCGCACCAAGGCGCTGCCGCAGCTTCTGGGGGATGTGCGCGAAGCGATAGCCGAGGCGTGGCCAGCCTGA